TGGCCGTCCACGCCTCGTGCGCTTTATTGGTTGAGGGATGAGGGGCACCAAGATGACCCACTATTCATTCGCCACCCGCACACTTATTACCCAGTTTCCGGATCACCTCTAGACTGAGGGGGCGATGCCAAGGACGCGACGACCCGGGCGGGGCTGGCTGTTCACCGTGATCAGTGCCGTCCTGATCGCCGGGTTCCTGAGCAGCAGCGTGCTGGGGTACGTGGTGGCGCAGCAACAGCTTCGCCGCACCGTGGTGGACGAGATGTTACCCCTGACCGGCGACAACGTGGCCGCCCAGATTCAGAGCGGCATTCAGCGGCCGGTGTTCATCTCGTCGGAAATGGCGAACAACACGTTCCTGCGCGACTGGCTGCAAGAGGGCGAGCAGGACCCGGCGCGCGTGCAGGCATACCTGCAGGCAATTGAACGTCAACACTCGCCGCGTGCGGCGTTCGTGGTCTCCGCCCGCACGGGGCGGTACTACGGCCCGGACGGATTGGTGAAAACCATGAGCGCCCGCACCCCACAGGACGCGTGGTTCTACCGCGTGCAGCAGCTGAGCGCCCCGTACGAGCTGAACGTGGACGTGAACCCTACATACGGTCAGGAGCCGCTGGTGTTCGTGAACTACCGCCTGCTCGCCCCGGACGGCACGTTCCTGGCGGCGACCGGGGTGGGGCTCACGCTGGAGAACGTCCAGCAGCTGCTGCGGTCGTACGACGTGGAATTCCAGCGGCACGTGTACTTTCTGGACGCGCAGGGCAGGGTCGTGCTCGACAGCCGGGCCGACGGGCCAGACGGGCGGAACATCCGCGAGCAGCCAGGCCTGAAGGTCATCGCAGACGCGCTGCTGTCGGACCGGGGCGCGGCGCAGCGGCTCACGTACCGCGCGGGCGGCGCGCAGTATCAGGTGAACGCGCGCTTCATTCCGGAACTCCGTTGGTTTCTGGTCGTGGAGCAGAACGAGACGCGCGCCCTGGCCCCCCTGCGCCGCGTGCTGCTCCTCAGCGCCCTGATCGGCCTGGTGGCGACGACCCTGGTCCTGGCGGCGGTCCTGCCGACCGTCGCCCGCGACCGGCAACAATTACGCCGCGCCGCGCTGACCGACCCGCTCACCGGACTGAAAAACCGCGCGGCGTTCGACGCGGCCCTCGCGG
This genomic window from Deinococcus betulae contains:
- a CDS encoding sensor domain-containing diguanylate cyclase; its protein translation is MISAVLIAGFLSSSVLGYVVAQQQLRRTVVDEMLPLTGDNVAAQIQSGIQRPVFISSEMANNTFLRDWLQEGEQDPARVQAYLQAIERQHSPRAAFVVSARTGRYYGPDGLVKTMSARTPQDAWFYRVQQLSAPYELNVDVNPTYGQEPLVFVNYRLLAPDGTFLAATGVGLTLENVQQLLRSYDVEFQRHVYFLDAQGRVVLDSRADGPDGRNIREQPGLKVIADALLSDRGAAQRLTYRAGGAQYQVNARFIPELRWFLVVEQNETRALAPLRRVLLLSALIGLVATTLVLAAVLPTVARDRQQLRRAALTDPLTGLKNRAAFDAALAARREEDGAVTLVLFDLDHFKAVNDRFGHPAGDEVLRRLAHTVQAAVRRGDLLARWGGEEFILMIEGTALEGAAVAQKVRAAVADMESGVPGLHVTVSVGVASLRAGDAPRDVLTRADEALYRAKQGGRNRVDIASEADMRSTSPT